Proteins encoded within one genomic window of Bombus vancouverensis nearcticus chromosome 4, iyBomVanc1_principal, whole genome shotgun sequence:
- the YME1L gene encoding ATP-dependent zinc metalloprotease YME1L isoform X1 has translation MFSFQPHNQVLYHLTQLTSVVSPKSTSFSVKVKRQNELKKSMNDISSGNLSDATKNYIDTLIGKLNMSDVITMFDIRTNNVMVALDQVSMKIFKRNLEKNNKWKVYASGLNSTKNKHKYLYKRCMEEIILPAMYLPSKQYHTTLCTFCNKNSFNHYVQIRSFRTKRNVSTELEKQSSFINKFKNLVGHFSGTNTGLVHALKEKDLATIKNLFNSQTSTEEYKRIILAFIEGYEAGLRRQTYSTFGWFKILCSLLTGTVLLIFWYGVYVVGSGLRFPMDGVKFRPEITDITFNDVKGVAEAKQELRDIVEFLKNPEKFVALGAKLPKGVLLVGPPGTGKTLLARAVAGEAGVPFFQAAGPEFEEILVGQGARRMRDLFKAAKEKAPAVIFIDEIDSVGAKRTNSALHPYANQTVNQLLTEMDGFLQNEGVIVLGATNRRDDLDKALMRPGRFDVEVLVDIPDYLSRKEIFDLYLSRILTQEVDADYLAKCTPGFTGADIENMVNQAALRAAINDAEYVTMKHLEYARDKIIMGPERKQKIKDTETNTITAYHEAGHALVAYYTKDAPPIHKITILSHSHSLGHTAFLFNDEYHTTKSKLLALMDSSMGGRAAEELIFGSDKVTAGAYNDFQRATSIAEEMVHKYGMSEKVGFGTIRRNGQGDGFQLGPSTSDLADKEVKRLLQESYERAKLTLQKHAKELKKVADALLKYETLSSKDVEAIINGEKIPPETLKNQPRIVDPTEHVL, from the exons ATGTTTTCTTTCCAACCTCACAATCAG GTGTTATATCATCTGACGCAATTAACTTCAGTAGTTAGTCCAAAATCTACATCATTTTCAGTTAAAGTTAAAAGACAAAATGAATTGAAAAAATCTATGAATGATATCTCTTCTGGTAATTTGTCAGAC gCTACTAAAAATTATATTGATACATTAATAGGCAAATTAAACATGTCTGATGTAATTACAATGTTTGATATAAGGACAAATAACGTTATGGTAGCATTAGATCAAGTTTCTATGAAAATTTTTAagagaaatttagaaaaaaataataagtGGAAAGTCTATGCATCAGGATTAAATTCCACAAAAAACAAACACAAATATCTATATAAAAGATGTatggaagaaattattttacctGCTATGTATTTACCATCGAAACAATATCATACAACATTATGTACCTTTTGTAACAAAAATTCATTTAATCACTATGTACAAATTCGTAGTTTTAGAACAAAACGTAATGTCTCTACTGAATTAGAAAAACAATCatcatttataaataaatttaaaaacttaGTTGGTCATTTCTCTGGAACA AATACAGGATTAGTACATGCTCTGAAAGAAAAGGACTTGgcaacaataaaaaatttatttaatagtcaAACATCGACAGAAGaatataaaagaattatattAGCTTTTATTGAAGGATATGAAGCAGGACTTAGACGCCAAACATATTCAACTTTTGGATGGTTTAAAATATTATGTAGTTTATTAACAGGAACTGTATTATTAATCTTTTGGTATGGAG TTTATGTTGTAGGAAGTGGATTACGATTTCCAATGGATGGTGTTAAGTTTAGACCAGAAATAACAGACATAACTTTTAATGATGTTAAAGGA GTTGCAGAAGCTAAACAAGAATTAAGAGATATAgttgaatttttaaaaaatccaGAAAAATTTGTTGCACTCGGTGCAAAATTACCTAAAGGTGTATTACTAGTAGGACCACCAGGAACAGGAAAAACATTATTAGCTAGAGCAGTAGCTGGCGAAGCTGGTGTCCCATTTTTTCAAGCTGCTGGACCTGAATTTGAAGAGATTTTAGTAGGACAAGGTGCACGAAGAATGAGAGATTTATTTA AAGCAGCAAAAGAAAAAGCACCTGCCGTAATATTTATAGATGAAATTGATTCTGTTGGTGCAAAACGAACAAATTCAGCTCTTCATCCATATGCGAATCAAACAGTAAATCAGTTACTTACGGAAATGGATgg ATTTCTTCAGAACGAAGGTGTTATAGTATTAGGTGCGACGAATAGACGGGATGATTTAGATAAAGCATTAATGCGACCCGGTCGTTTTGATGTTGAAGTTCTTGTTGATATACCAGATTACTTAAGCCGGAAGGAAATTTTTGATTTATATTTATCAAGAATATTAACACAAGAGGTTGATGCAGACTATTTAGCAAAGTGTACTCCTGGATTTACTGGAGCTGATATAGAGAATATG GTAAATCAAGCAGCTTTAAGAGCTGCTATAAATGATGCTGAATATGTAACAATGAAACATTTAGAATATGCTAGAGATAAAATAATCATGGGTccagaaagaaaacaaaaaattaaagataCAGAAACTAATACCATTACAGCATATCATGAAGCAGGACATGCATTAGTTGCATATTATACTAAAGATGCACCACCTATACATAAAATTACCATCTTGTCTCATAGCCATTCTTTGGGACAT ACCGCGTTTTTATTTAACGACGAATATCATACaacgaaatccaaattattagCTCTAATGGATAGTTCAATGGGTGGTCGTGCTGCAGAAGAATTAATTTTTGGTTCTGATAAAGTAACAGCAGGAGCATATAACGATTTTCAG AGGGCGACTTCCATCGCAGAAGAGATGGTACACAAGTATGGTATGTCTGAAAAAGTTGGTTTTGGTACAATTCGTAGAAATGGTCAAGGGGATGGATTTCAATTAGGACCTAGCACAAGTGATCTTGCTGATAAGGAAGTGAAGCGCCTTTTACAA gAATCATATGAACGAGCAAAACTGACATTACAAAAACATGCGAAAGAACTTAAAAAAGTAGCAGATGCTTTACTTAAGTACGAAACATTAAGCAGTAAAGATGTAGAAGCTATTATTAATGGAGAAAAAATTCCACCTGAGACTTTGAAGAATCAACCACGAATTGTAGATCCGACTGAACATGTATTATAA
- the YME1L gene encoding ATP-dependent zinc metalloprotease YME1L isoform X2, protein MFSFQPHNQVLYHLTQLTSVVSPKSTSFSVKVKRQNELKKSMNDISSGNLSDATKNYIDTLIGKLNMSDVITMFDIRTNNVMVALDQVSMKIFKRNLEKNNKWKVYASGLNSTKNKHKYLYKRCMEEIILPAMYLPSKQYHTTLCTFCNKNSFNHYVQIRSFRTKRNVSTELEKQSSFINKFKNLVGHFSGTNTGLVHALKEKDLATIKNLFNSQTSTEEYKRIILAFIEGYEAGLRRQTYSTFGWFKILCSLLTGTVLLIFWYGGSGLRFPMDGVKFRPEITDITFNDVKGVAEAKQELRDIVEFLKNPEKFVALGAKLPKGVLLVGPPGTGKTLLARAVAGEAGVPFFQAAGPEFEEILVGQGARRMRDLFKAAKEKAPAVIFIDEIDSVGAKRTNSALHPYANQTVNQLLTEMDGFLQNEGVIVLGATNRRDDLDKALMRPGRFDVEVLVDIPDYLSRKEIFDLYLSRILTQEVDADYLAKCTPGFTGADIENMVNQAALRAAINDAEYVTMKHLEYARDKIIMGPERKQKIKDTETNTITAYHEAGHALVAYYTKDAPPIHKITILSHSHSLGHTAFLFNDEYHTTKSKLLALMDSSMGGRAAEELIFGSDKVTAGAYNDFQRATSIAEEMVHKYGMSEKVGFGTIRRNGQGDGFQLGPSTSDLADKEVKRLLQESYERAKLTLQKHAKELKKVADALLKYETLSSKDVEAIINGEKIPPETLKNQPRIVDPTEHVL, encoded by the exons ATGTTTTCTTTCCAACCTCACAATCAG GTGTTATATCATCTGACGCAATTAACTTCAGTAGTTAGTCCAAAATCTACATCATTTTCAGTTAAAGTTAAAAGACAAAATGAATTGAAAAAATCTATGAATGATATCTCTTCTGGTAATTTGTCAGAC gCTACTAAAAATTATATTGATACATTAATAGGCAAATTAAACATGTCTGATGTAATTACAATGTTTGATATAAGGACAAATAACGTTATGGTAGCATTAGATCAAGTTTCTATGAAAATTTTTAagagaaatttagaaaaaaataataagtGGAAAGTCTATGCATCAGGATTAAATTCCACAAAAAACAAACACAAATATCTATATAAAAGATGTatggaagaaattattttacctGCTATGTATTTACCATCGAAACAATATCATACAACATTATGTACCTTTTGTAACAAAAATTCATTTAATCACTATGTACAAATTCGTAGTTTTAGAACAAAACGTAATGTCTCTACTGAATTAGAAAAACAATCatcatttataaataaatttaaaaacttaGTTGGTCATTTCTCTGGAACA AATACAGGATTAGTACATGCTCTGAAAGAAAAGGACTTGgcaacaataaaaaatttatttaatagtcaAACATCGACAGAAGaatataaaagaattatattAGCTTTTATTGAAGGATATGAAGCAGGACTTAGACGCCAAACATATTCAACTTTTGGATGGTTTAAAATATTATGTAGTTTATTAACAGGAACTGTATTATTAATCTTTTGGTATGGAG GAAGTGGATTACGATTTCCAATGGATGGTGTTAAGTTTAGACCAGAAATAACAGACATAACTTTTAATGATGTTAAAGGA GTTGCAGAAGCTAAACAAGAATTAAGAGATATAgttgaatttttaaaaaatccaGAAAAATTTGTTGCACTCGGTGCAAAATTACCTAAAGGTGTATTACTAGTAGGACCACCAGGAACAGGAAAAACATTATTAGCTAGAGCAGTAGCTGGCGAAGCTGGTGTCCCATTTTTTCAAGCTGCTGGACCTGAATTTGAAGAGATTTTAGTAGGACAAGGTGCACGAAGAATGAGAGATTTATTTA AAGCAGCAAAAGAAAAAGCACCTGCCGTAATATTTATAGATGAAATTGATTCTGTTGGTGCAAAACGAACAAATTCAGCTCTTCATCCATATGCGAATCAAACAGTAAATCAGTTACTTACGGAAATGGATgg ATTTCTTCAGAACGAAGGTGTTATAGTATTAGGTGCGACGAATAGACGGGATGATTTAGATAAAGCATTAATGCGACCCGGTCGTTTTGATGTTGAAGTTCTTGTTGATATACCAGATTACTTAAGCCGGAAGGAAATTTTTGATTTATATTTATCAAGAATATTAACACAAGAGGTTGATGCAGACTATTTAGCAAAGTGTACTCCTGGATTTACTGGAGCTGATATAGAGAATATG GTAAATCAAGCAGCTTTAAGAGCTGCTATAAATGATGCTGAATATGTAACAATGAAACATTTAGAATATGCTAGAGATAAAATAATCATGGGTccagaaagaaaacaaaaaattaaagataCAGAAACTAATACCATTACAGCATATCATGAAGCAGGACATGCATTAGTTGCATATTATACTAAAGATGCACCACCTATACATAAAATTACCATCTTGTCTCATAGCCATTCTTTGGGACAT ACCGCGTTTTTATTTAACGACGAATATCATACaacgaaatccaaattattagCTCTAATGGATAGTTCAATGGGTGGTCGTGCTGCAGAAGAATTAATTTTTGGTTCTGATAAAGTAACAGCAGGAGCATATAACGATTTTCAG AGGGCGACTTCCATCGCAGAAGAGATGGTACACAAGTATGGTATGTCTGAAAAAGTTGGTTTTGGTACAATTCGTAGAAATGGTCAAGGGGATGGATTTCAATTAGGACCTAGCACAAGTGATCTTGCTGATAAGGAAGTGAAGCGCCTTTTACAA gAATCATATGAACGAGCAAAACTGACATTACAAAAACATGCGAAAGAACTTAAAAAAGTAGCAGATGCTTTACTTAAGTACGAAACATTAAGCAGTAAAGATGTAGAAGCTATTATTAATGGAGAAAAAATTCCACCTGAGACTTTGAAGAATCAACCACGAATTGTAGATCCGACTGAACATGTATTATAA
- the YME1L gene encoding ATP-dependent zinc metalloprotease YME1L isoform X3, with translation MISLLATKNYIDTLIGKLNMSDVITMFDIRTNNVMVALDQVSMKIFKRNLEKNNKWKVYASGLNSTKNKHKYLYKRCMEEIILPAMYLPSKQYHTTLCTFCNKNSFNHYVQIRSFRTKRNVSTELEKQSSFINKFKNLVGHFSGTNTGLVHALKEKDLATIKNLFNSQTSTEEYKRIILAFIEGYEAGLRRQTYSTFGWFKILCSLLTGTVLLIFWYGVYVVGSGLRFPMDGVKFRPEITDITFNDVKGVAEAKQELRDIVEFLKNPEKFVALGAKLPKGVLLVGPPGTGKTLLARAVAGEAGVPFFQAAGPEFEEILVGQGARRMRDLFKAAKEKAPAVIFIDEIDSVGAKRTNSALHPYANQTVNQLLTEMDGFLQNEGVIVLGATNRRDDLDKALMRPGRFDVEVLVDIPDYLSRKEIFDLYLSRILTQEVDADYLAKCTPGFTGADIENMVNQAALRAAINDAEYVTMKHLEYARDKIIMGPERKQKIKDTETNTITAYHEAGHALVAYYTKDAPPIHKITILSHSHSLGHTAFLFNDEYHTTKSKLLALMDSSMGGRAAEELIFGSDKVTAGAYNDFQRATSIAEEMVHKYGMSEKVGFGTIRRNGQGDGFQLGPSTSDLADKEVKRLLQESYERAKLTLQKHAKELKKVADALLKYETLSSKDVEAIINGEKIPPETLKNQPRIVDPTEHVL, from the exons ATGATATCTCTTCTG gCTACTAAAAATTATATTGATACATTAATAGGCAAATTAAACATGTCTGATGTAATTACAATGTTTGATATAAGGACAAATAACGTTATGGTAGCATTAGATCAAGTTTCTATGAAAATTTTTAagagaaatttagaaaaaaataataagtGGAAAGTCTATGCATCAGGATTAAATTCCACAAAAAACAAACACAAATATCTATATAAAAGATGTatggaagaaattattttacctGCTATGTATTTACCATCGAAACAATATCATACAACATTATGTACCTTTTGTAACAAAAATTCATTTAATCACTATGTACAAATTCGTAGTTTTAGAACAAAACGTAATGTCTCTACTGAATTAGAAAAACAATCatcatttataaataaatttaaaaacttaGTTGGTCATTTCTCTGGAACA AATACAGGATTAGTACATGCTCTGAAAGAAAAGGACTTGgcaacaataaaaaatttatttaatagtcaAACATCGACAGAAGaatataaaagaattatattAGCTTTTATTGAAGGATATGAAGCAGGACTTAGACGCCAAACATATTCAACTTTTGGATGGTTTAAAATATTATGTAGTTTATTAACAGGAACTGTATTATTAATCTTTTGGTATGGAG TTTATGTTGTAGGAAGTGGATTACGATTTCCAATGGATGGTGTTAAGTTTAGACCAGAAATAACAGACATAACTTTTAATGATGTTAAAGGA GTTGCAGAAGCTAAACAAGAATTAAGAGATATAgttgaatttttaaaaaatccaGAAAAATTTGTTGCACTCGGTGCAAAATTACCTAAAGGTGTATTACTAGTAGGACCACCAGGAACAGGAAAAACATTATTAGCTAGAGCAGTAGCTGGCGAAGCTGGTGTCCCATTTTTTCAAGCTGCTGGACCTGAATTTGAAGAGATTTTAGTAGGACAAGGTGCACGAAGAATGAGAGATTTATTTA AAGCAGCAAAAGAAAAAGCACCTGCCGTAATATTTATAGATGAAATTGATTCTGTTGGTGCAAAACGAACAAATTCAGCTCTTCATCCATATGCGAATCAAACAGTAAATCAGTTACTTACGGAAATGGATgg ATTTCTTCAGAACGAAGGTGTTATAGTATTAGGTGCGACGAATAGACGGGATGATTTAGATAAAGCATTAATGCGACCCGGTCGTTTTGATGTTGAAGTTCTTGTTGATATACCAGATTACTTAAGCCGGAAGGAAATTTTTGATTTATATTTATCAAGAATATTAACACAAGAGGTTGATGCAGACTATTTAGCAAAGTGTACTCCTGGATTTACTGGAGCTGATATAGAGAATATG GTAAATCAAGCAGCTTTAAGAGCTGCTATAAATGATGCTGAATATGTAACAATGAAACATTTAGAATATGCTAGAGATAAAATAATCATGGGTccagaaagaaaacaaaaaattaaagataCAGAAACTAATACCATTACAGCATATCATGAAGCAGGACATGCATTAGTTGCATATTATACTAAAGATGCACCACCTATACATAAAATTACCATCTTGTCTCATAGCCATTCTTTGGGACAT ACCGCGTTTTTATTTAACGACGAATATCATACaacgaaatccaaattattagCTCTAATGGATAGTTCAATGGGTGGTCGTGCTGCAGAAGAATTAATTTTTGGTTCTGATAAAGTAACAGCAGGAGCATATAACGATTTTCAG AGGGCGACTTCCATCGCAGAAGAGATGGTACACAAGTATGGTATGTCTGAAAAAGTTGGTTTTGGTACAATTCGTAGAAATGGTCAAGGGGATGGATTTCAATTAGGACCTAGCACAAGTGATCTTGCTGATAAGGAAGTGAAGCGCCTTTTACAA gAATCATATGAACGAGCAAAACTGACATTACAAAAACATGCGAAAGAACTTAAAAAAGTAGCAGATGCTTTACTTAAGTACGAAACATTAAGCAGTAAAGATGTAGAAGCTATTATTAATGGAGAAAAAATTCCACCTGAGACTTTGAAGAATCAACCACGAATTGTAGATCCGACTGAACATGTATTATAA
- the YME1L gene encoding ATP-dependent zinc metalloprotease YME1L isoform X4, which translates to MSDVITMFDIRTNNVMVALDQVSMKIFKRNLEKNNKWKVYASGLNSTKNKHKYLYKRCMEEIILPAMYLPSKQYHTTLCTFCNKNSFNHYVQIRSFRTKRNVSTELEKQSSFINKFKNLVGHFSGTNTGLVHALKEKDLATIKNLFNSQTSTEEYKRIILAFIEGYEAGLRRQTYSTFGWFKILCSLLTGTVLLIFWYGVYVVGSGLRFPMDGVKFRPEITDITFNDVKGVAEAKQELRDIVEFLKNPEKFVALGAKLPKGVLLVGPPGTGKTLLARAVAGEAGVPFFQAAGPEFEEILVGQGARRMRDLFKAAKEKAPAVIFIDEIDSVGAKRTNSALHPYANQTVNQLLTEMDGFLQNEGVIVLGATNRRDDLDKALMRPGRFDVEVLVDIPDYLSRKEIFDLYLSRILTQEVDADYLAKCTPGFTGADIENMVNQAALRAAINDAEYVTMKHLEYARDKIIMGPERKQKIKDTETNTITAYHEAGHALVAYYTKDAPPIHKITILSHSHSLGHTAFLFNDEYHTTKSKLLALMDSSMGGRAAEELIFGSDKVTAGAYNDFQRATSIAEEMVHKYGMSEKVGFGTIRRNGQGDGFQLGPSTSDLADKEVKRLLQESYERAKLTLQKHAKELKKVADALLKYETLSSKDVEAIINGEKIPPETLKNQPRIVDPTEHVL; encoded by the exons ATGTCTGATGTAATTACAATGTTTGATATAAGGACAAATAACGTTATGGTAGCATTAGATCAAGTTTCTATGAAAATTTTTAagagaaatttagaaaaaaataataagtGGAAAGTCTATGCATCAGGATTAAATTCCACAAAAAACAAACACAAATATCTATATAAAAGATGTatggaagaaattattttacctGCTATGTATTTACCATCGAAACAATATCATACAACATTATGTACCTTTTGTAACAAAAATTCATTTAATCACTATGTACAAATTCGTAGTTTTAGAACAAAACGTAATGTCTCTACTGAATTAGAAAAACAATCatcatttataaataaatttaaaaacttaGTTGGTCATTTCTCTGGAACA AATACAGGATTAGTACATGCTCTGAAAGAAAAGGACTTGgcaacaataaaaaatttatttaatagtcaAACATCGACAGAAGaatataaaagaattatattAGCTTTTATTGAAGGATATGAAGCAGGACTTAGACGCCAAACATATTCAACTTTTGGATGGTTTAAAATATTATGTAGTTTATTAACAGGAACTGTATTATTAATCTTTTGGTATGGAG TTTATGTTGTAGGAAGTGGATTACGATTTCCAATGGATGGTGTTAAGTTTAGACCAGAAATAACAGACATAACTTTTAATGATGTTAAAGGA GTTGCAGAAGCTAAACAAGAATTAAGAGATATAgttgaatttttaaaaaatccaGAAAAATTTGTTGCACTCGGTGCAAAATTACCTAAAGGTGTATTACTAGTAGGACCACCAGGAACAGGAAAAACATTATTAGCTAGAGCAGTAGCTGGCGAAGCTGGTGTCCCATTTTTTCAAGCTGCTGGACCTGAATTTGAAGAGATTTTAGTAGGACAAGGTGCACGAAGAATGAGAGATTTATTTA AAGCAGCAAAAGAAAAAGCACCTGCCGTAATATTTATAGATGAAATTGATTCTGTTGGTGCAAAACGAACAAATTCAGCTCTTCATCCATATGCGAATCAAACAGTAAATCAGTTACTTACGGAAATGGATgg ATTTCTTCAGAACGAAGGTGTTATAGTATTAGGTGCGACGAATAGACGGGATGATTTAGATAAAGCATTAATGCGACCCGGTCGTTTTGATGTTGAAGTTCTTGTTGATATACCAGATTACTTAAGCCGGAAGGAAATTTTTGATTTATATTTATCAAGAATATTAACACAAGAGGTTGATGCAGACTATTTAGCAAAGTGTACTCCTGGATTTACTGGAGCTGATATAGAGAATATG GTAAATCAAGCAGCTTTAAGAGCTGCTATAAATGATGCTGAATATGTAACAATGAAACATTTAGAATATGCTAGAGATAAAATAATCATGGGTccagaaagaaaacaaaaaattaaagataCAGAAACTAATACCATTACAGCATATCATGAAGCAGGACATGCATTAGTTGCATATTATACTAAAGATGCACCACCTATACATAAAATTACCATCTTGTCTCATAGCCATTCTTTGGGACAT ACCGCGTTTTTATTTAACGACGAATATCATACaacgaaatccaaattattagCTCTAATGGATAGTTCAATGGGTGGTCGTGCTGCAGAAGAATTAATTTTTGGTTCTGATAAAGTAACAGCAGGAGCATATAACGATTTTCAG AGGGCGACTTCCATCGCAGAAGAGATGGTACACAAGTATGGTATGTCTGAAAAAGTTGGTTTTGGTACAATTCGTAGAAATGGTCAAGGGGATGGATTTCAATTAGGACCTAGCACAAGTGATCTTGCTGATAAGGAAGTGAAGCGCCTTTTACAA gAATCATATGAACGAGCAAAACTGACATTACAAAAACATGCGAAAGAACTTAAAAAAGTAGCAGATGCTTTACTTAAGTACGAAACATTAAGCAGTAAAGATGTAGAAGCTATTATTAATGGAGAAAAAATTCCACCTGAGACTTTGAAGAATCAACCACGAATTGTAGATCCGACTGAACATGTATTATAA
- the LOC117166579 gene encoding uncharacterized protein LOC117166579 isoform X2 codes for MTEKSGCGELQQLVQEEECEEPLSQGGEATPPSTPARSHHPSKNDTHSSHISQQVLWETNVQTSPIISKGSSGQATSQGSMVSGRAVNLSNHGNQSRLMYMNEKEKQKPNRPELPKINRQHRAMAPCKHHCFLSEVPDVRRMEQALLQLLEDFHSGNLRAFGKDCSMEQMTEIREQQEQLAKLHFELGQRQGIGGEQSGLRHSSANMNNLLECLQELSVCIEKLHSK; via the exons ATGACTGAAAAGTCTGGATGTGGTGAATTGCAACAATTGGTTCAAGAAGAAGAATGTGAAGAACCATTAAGTCAAGGTGGAGAAGCTACACCACCTTCCACACCAGCAAGATCTCATCATCCAAGTAAAAATGATACACATAGTTCTCATATATCG CAACAAGTATTATGGGAAACTAATGTACAAACATCACCAATTATTAGTAAAGGAAGTTCTGGTCAGGCAACAAGTCAAGGATCTATGGTTTCTGGCCGTGCTGTGAATCTTTCAAATCATGGTAATCAGTCACGTCTAATGTATATGAATGAGAAGGAAAAGCAAAAACCAAATCGACCAGAACTACCAAAAATAAATCGTCAACATAGAG CTATGGCACCATGCAAACATCATTGCTTTTTGTCAGAGGTTCCTGATGTTCGTCGTATGGAACAAGCTTTATTACAACTTCTGGAAGATTTCCATAGTGGTAATTTACGAGCATTTG GAAAGGATTGTAGTATGGAACAAATGACAGAAATACGAGAACAACAAGAGCAATTAGCTAAACTTCATTTTGAGTTAGGTCAAAGACAAGGAATTGGTGGAGAACAATCAGGTTTACGACATTCAAGTGCTAATATGAATAATTTGTTGGAATGTCTTCAAGAGCTTAGTGTTTGTATTGAAAAATTACATAGCaagtaa
- the LOC117166579 gene encoding uncharacterized protein LOC117166579 isoform X1, with product MLFKFRMTEKSGCGELQQLVQEEECEEPLSQGGEATPPSTPARSHHPSKNDTHSSHISQQVLWETNVQTSPIISKGSSGQATSQGSMVSGRAVNLSNHGNQSRLMYMNEKEKQKPNRPELPKINRQHRAMAPCKHHCFLSEVPDVRRMEQALLQLLEDFHSGNLRAFGKDCSMEQMTEIREQQEQLAKLHFELGQRQGIGGEQSGLRHSSANMNNLLECLQELSVCIEKLHSK from the exons atgttatttaaatttag GATGACTGAAAAGTCTGGATGTGGTGAATTGCAACAATTGGTTCAAGAAGAAGAATGTGAAGAACCATTAAGTCAAGGTGGAGAAGCTACACCACCTTCCACACCAGCAAGATCTCATCATCCAAGTAAAAATGATACACATAGTTCTCATATATCG CAACAAGTATTATGGGAAACTAATGTACAAACATCACCAATTATTAGTAAAGGAAGTTCTGGTCAGGCAACAAGTCAAGGATCTATGGTTTCTGGCCGTGCTGTGAATCTTTCAAATCATGGTAATCAGTCACGTCTAATGTATATGAATGAGAAGGAAAAGCAAAAACCAAATCGACCAGAACTACCAAAAATAAATCGTCAACATAGAG CTATGGCACCATGCAAACATCATTGCTTTTTGTCAGAGGTTCCTGATGTTCGTCGTATGGAACAAGCTTTATTACAACTTCTGGAAGATTTCCATAGTGGTAATTTACGAGCATTTG GAAAGGATTGTAGTATGGAACAAATGACAGAAATACGAGAACAACAAGAGCAATTAGCTAAACTTCATTTTGAGTTAGGTCAAAGACAAGGAATTGGTGGAGAACAATCAGGTTTACGACATTCAAGTGCTAATATGAATAATTTGTTGGAATGTCTTCAAGAGCTTAGTGTTTGTATTGAAAAATTACATAGCaagtaa
- the LOC117166579 gene encoding uncharacterized protein LOC117166579 isoform X3, translated as MLFKFRMTEKSGCGELQQLVQEEECEEPLSQGGEATPPSTPARSHHPSKNDTHSSHISQQVLWETNVQTSPIISKGSSGQATSQGSMVSGRAVNLSNHGNQSRLMYMNEKEKQKPNRPELPKINRQHREVPDVRRMEQALLQLLEDFHSGNLRAFGKDCSMEQMTEIREQQEQLAKLHFELGQRQGIGGEQSGLRHSSANMNNLLECLQELSVCIEKLHSK; from the exons atgttatttaaatttag GATGACTGAAAAGTCTGGATGTGGTGAATTGCAACAATTGGTTCAAGAAGAAGAATGTGAAGAACCATTAAGTCAAGGTGGAGAAGCTACACCACCTTCCACACCAGCAAGATCTCATCATCCAAGTAAAAATGATACACATAGTTCTCATATATCG CAACAAGTATTATGGGAAACTAATGTACAAACATCACCAATTATTAGTAAAGGAAGTTCTGGTCAGGCAACAAGTCAAGGATCTATGGTTTCTGGCCGTGCTGTGAATCTTTCAAATCATGGTAATCAGTCACGTCTAATGTATATGAATGAGAAGGAAAAGCAAAAACCAAATCGACCAGAACTACCAAAAATAAATCGTCAACATAGAG AGGTTCCTGATGTTCGTCGTATGGAACAAGCTTTATTACAACTTCTGGAAGATTTCCATAGTGGTAATTTACGAGCATTTG GAAAGGATTGTAGTATGGAACAAATGACAGAAATACGAGAACAACAAGAGCAATTAGCTAAACTTCATTTTGAGTTAGGTCAAAGACAAGGAATTGGTGGAGAACAATCAGGTTTACGACATTCAAGTGCTAATATGAATAATTTGTTGGAATGTCTTCAAGAGCTTAGTGTTTGTATTGAAAAATTACATAGCaagtaa